The DNA region CCTGAATGTGGTCGATATAGCTTTGTTTTTGAATTGCACCGGAAACACATCCAGCATACATTTCGGCGCTGGCTAAAACTTTTTCTGGCAGTTGACCAAATAATACGATATCCGAAATACTAAAATGTCCACCCGGTTTAAGCACCCGATAAATTTCAGAAAACACCTGTTTTTTATTGGGTACTAAATTTAAAACACAATTACTCACAACGACATCCACCGTGTTATCAGCCACTGGCATGTGTTCAATGTCACCTTGTCTGAATTCAACATTTTGAAAGCCAAGTTTTTCAGCATTTTGGCGTGCACGTTGAATCATAGCTTCTGTAAAATCGATTCCAATCACTTTGCCGGTTGCACCGGTTTCTGCACGCGCAACAAAACAATCATTGCCTGCTCCAGAACCTAAATCCACAACGACATCGCCTTCTTTAATTTGGGCGAATGCAGTTGGAAGACCACAGCCCAATCCGAGATCGGCGTCTTTTTCATACCCACTTAAGTTTGAGTAGTCGTCGGTCATTATATTGTAAACCTCTGTACTGCAACCGGATGCACCGCAACAAGACGCTTGATTTAAGTCCTTATCCTGTAAGGCGATTTCCGAATATTTCTGGCGAACCATTTCTTTAATTTCAAAATCTGTTTTCATAAATTATTTTTTTATTAAAACGTAATATTACGATAAAAGGTTTTGATTAACAACAATTATTTATAGATTTTTGTCCGATATCAAAAAATTTCCCGATACTTTCACTCATAGCCGACCAGGTTTTGGGATCTATGCAATAACAAACAGCAGGACCTTCGATAGTCCCCTGAATGATTCCGGCATCTTTTAGTTCTTTTAAATGTTGGCTAATAGTACTTTGTGCAAGTTGGATTTCATCTACGATGTCACCACAAATGCAGCGTTGTTTCTTTAGTAATAGTTTGATAATTGCTATCCGAGCAGGATGGGCCAAGGCTTTGGCAAATCCTGCTAATTTTATTTCGCTCTTTGAAAATAATTCTGTTTTACTGGCTCCCATCTCTTTTTATCGCAAAAATACGATAAAAAGAAGAAATCTGCAATAATCAGGCAGCAATTTTAAGCCATTGCAGGATGGCCTTGGTTGGTTTTTCTGAAGTTATCTCAATATCATGTTCTTCTCCAATTTGCATGGTAATAAAATCACCGGCATTCATGAAAACCTGCCTCGTGTTTCCGTTTATGTCTTTAATGTGGCAGGTACAACTTCCTTCCAATAGCATAAAACTCTCCAGTAAATCGTGATGTACTTCTTCTGGTACCAATTTCCGAACCCAGGCCACAAATAATTGGACTTTTTCATCTTGATGGATAGGTTCTAAATGGATATCCTCAAAGTCCATTGGTGGCTCAATTCCTTTTAATGCAAGTGTCCAATCAAGGAGGTTGGATTTTTCAGTCAAAAGAGGCGGGTTTTTTAAATCTATAATTTGACGGCCGGCATTTAGCCCGGAAATTTGTTCTAGTATTCGATTCTTAAGGCCAACGGGTGGGGTCTCTTGAAAACAAGCTGCATACTGCTCCAAAGCATGTTCAGTTTGCTGGATTATTTCAGGATTCTCGTTTTCAATCCACTCTGAAATTTGAGTTTTGTTAATTGTCAGATCTTTTCTCAAGTTAACTTTTTTAATTTAACGGAATTAAAAGGATTTTGGTTGTTCAAATAATTCTCTAAGCTCCCTCAAACCATTCCGGGCACGCGTTTTTACCGTCCCAAGCGGTAAGCCGTACTCTTCAGAAATTTCCTGTTGAGTAAGGCCATCAAAATACATCCACTCCAAAACCTTTCGGCAGGAAGGATCGATTTTTAATACCAATTGACGCAAATCAAGGGTATCTTCTTGTTGAGAAACAGATAGAACACGGCTTTCTATAGATACGAGAGAATCCAGATTTTGGTTTTTGGTTTCCCTTATAAAATGTTTAGATCTTGTATGGTCAATTGCTGTATTTCGGGCAATGTTGATTAACCAGGTTGCCAGACTCCCTTTTTCCACTTCGTAAGTTCCTATATAGCGCCATATTTTCACAAAGCAATCCTGCAACAGGTTTTCAGCATCTTCCTCTTTTGTTACAATTCTTTTAATAATCCCAAATAGGGTGGCGGCATAATGATCGTATAAATATTCAAATGCAGCATTGTCCCCTTGTTGCAGTCGTTCGATCAATTTCTGGGTATCCAGTTGGCTGTATTTTTAAATTGAAAATCAGAATATTACATAAAATGCTCGCACTCGCGATGAATTTTAACCAAAGATAAAAAAAGCCTCGTATGTTTTTGCTGAAATCCAGATCTATCTTGAAATCGTATACATAGGTATCTGGTTTAAGCGATAAATTTGATTAATTTTGATGATAGTTGTAAATCGGGACAATTTTAATTTGTTCCTCTTGAGATAAAATTGGTTTTCATCTTGGATAAGCTGTTTTTTAAAAAAAATATTTATAGTATGAAACAAGTTATTTATGTGTTCTTAATAATTTTGGCTGCATCCTGCCAGCCAAATGATCAAAAGACATCCATGGGCAGATCCGTTTCAGAATATTGTGATTTGGTTGAGACCGGGATTAAATCGGGAGGGGTACGCCAGATTTCAGTTGAAAATGGAAAATACAAGGTATGGACCAAGCGTATTGGCAATAATCCCAAGATAAAAGTATTGCTACTACATGGTGGCCCGGGTGCAACGCATGAATATTTTGAATCGTTTGAGAGTTTTTTACCAAAAGAAGGCATTGAATTTTATTATTACGACCAATTGGGTTCTGCCTATTCCGATCAGCCAAAAGACAGCAGTCTCTGGGTGTTAGATCGTTTTGTGGAAGAAGTTGAAACAGTTCGTAAAGCCTTGAATCTTGATAAAGACAATTTTTTTCTGTTGGGTCATTCCTGGGGTGGTATTCTTGCAGCCCAGTATGCTCTAAAATATCAACAGCATTTAAAGGGCTTGATCATTTCAAACATGATGATGAGTGCACCCTTGTATGGAAAGTATGCAGAAGACGTGCTAGCAAAACAAATGGATTCTGTGGTACTCAAGGAAATTCGTGAAATAGAAGCAAAAAAGGATTTCAGCAATCCACGATATATGGAATTATTAATGCCCAATTTTTATACCAAGCATATTTTAAGATTGCCCATGGAAGAATGGCCTGATGCAGTGAATAGAGCTTTTGCTAAATTAAACAATACAATTTATACGATGATGCAAGGTCCAAGTGAATTTGGACTTTCCGGAAATTTGGAAACCTGGGATGTTACCAAAGAATTAAATACAATCAAAGTTCCAACGCTTGTGATTGGTGCAAACCACGATACCATGGATCCGGAACATATGAAATGGGTAGCAGGTCAATTCGAAAAGGGTCAGTTTTTATTATGTCCCAATGGCAGTCATATGTCCATGTGGGATGATCAAGTTATCTATTTTACGGGTTTGATTTCCTGGTTAAAAACAAATGGAATTTAAGTAAATTCATTTTAATAAACTGATATTTCCTTTTTTTGAATAGTTTCTGCCTCCTATGCAAAGGACTTCAAGATAATAAGCAAAGACATCCGGACTTAATTTCTTGCTTTTGTAAGTTCCGTCCCAACCTACATTCAATTGGTTGGACTCAAAAACTTTTTCTCCCCAACGATTGTAAATAATTAAATGAATCTTATTGATATTGTTGCCTCTGACATAAAGTAT from Saprospiraceae bacterium includes:
- a CDS encoding arsenite methyltransferase, which gives rise to MKTDFEIKEMVRQKYSEIALQDKDLNQASCCGASGCSTEVYNIMTDDYSNLSGYEKDADLGLGCGLPTAFAQIKEGDVVVDLGSGAGNDCFVARAETGATGKVIGIDFTEAMIQRARQNAEKLGFQNVEFRQGDIEHMPVADNTVDVVVSNCVLNLVPNKKQVFSEIYRVLKPGGHFSISDIVLFGQLPEKVLASAEMYAGCVSGAIQKQSYIDHIQELQFENIQIQKQKPILIPDDILNQYLDENQLAQYHVGNYGIESITVFASKPKNKSACCAPGCCS
- a CDS encoding winged helix-turn-helix transcriptional regulator — encoded protein: MGASKTELFSKSEIKLAGFAKALAHPARIAIIKLLLKKQRCICGDIVDEIQLAQSTISQHLKELKDAGIIQGTIEGPAVCYCIDPKTWSAMSESIGKFFDIGQKSINNCC
- a CDS encoding sigma-70 family RNA polymerase sigma factor yields the protein MIERLQQGDNAAFEYLYDHYAATLFGIIKRIVTKEEDAENLLQDCFVKIWRYIGTYEVEKGSLATWLINIARNTAIDHTRSKHFIRETKNQNLDSLVSIESRVLSVSQQEDTLDLRQLVLKIDPSCRKVLEWMYFDGLTQQEISEEYGLPLGTVKTRARNGLRELRELFEQPKSF
- a CDS encoding proline iminopeptidase-family hydrolase, whose translation is MKQVIYVFLIILAASCQPNDQKTSMGRSVSEYCDLVETGIKSGGVRQISVENGKYKVWTKRIGNNPKIKVLLLHGGPGATHEYFESFESFLPKEGIEFYYYDQLGSAYSDQPKDSSLWVLDRFVEEVETVRKALNLDKDNFFLLGHSWGGILAAQYALKYQQHLKGLIISNMMMSAPLYGKYAEDVLAKQMDSVVLKEIREIEAKKDFSNPRYMELLMPNFYTKHILRLPMEEWPDAVNRAFAKLNNTIYTMMQGPSEFGLSGNLETWDVTKELNTIKVPTLVIGANHDTMDPEHMKWVAGQFEKGQFLLCPNGSHMSMWDDQVIYFTGLISWLKTNGI